TAAAGGAGATCGAGTCTGCAAGGAATTTGTGCAAAGATGCTGGTGTGAAACTGATAGAAGCGGAGATTCCATTTGTGAAGGAAGCTTTCAACGTTCTTGGGTATGAAGGAGAATATGTGAAAGATGGGGATGTTAGATGGCCGTTCTATATACCGGCGAAGAACCTTATGTTTTATTCAATAGCAGCACACTATGCTGAATATATGAATGCGAGATGGATAGTTGGGGGGCACAACAAGCATGATATGCAATTTTACACCGATACCACGGAAGATTACATCGACGCATTGAATAAATTATTGAGGGATGGATGCATGCTCTGTAACGGCTCCCATTATCAGATCACCGCTCCATTGGCAGAGATGGATAGACTACAGGTTATAAAATTTGCAATCGACATGAATGTTCCTCTCGAGTTAACGTGGAGCTGCCATGTTAAGACCCAGAAGCATTGCGGAAAATGCTATGGATGCAAGTCAAGGAAGGAAGCCTTCGTAAAATTAGGAATAAAGGATCCTGTAGAGTACGAGAATTATTCATAACC
This genomic window from Nitrososphaerales archaeon contains:
- a CDS encoding 7-cyano-7-deazaguanine synthase, whose product is MSDKAIVLLSGGLDSATCLYWAKNQNYYVHALTYNYYDRWIKEIESARNLCKDAGVKLIEAEIPFVKEAFNVLGYEGEYVKDGDVRWPFYIPAKNLMFYSIAAHYAEYMNARWIVGGHNKHDMQFYTDTTEDYIDALNKLLRDGCMLCNGSHYQITAPLAEMDRLQVIKFAIDMNVPLELTWSCHVKTQKHCGKCYGCKSRKEAFVKLGIKDPVEYENYS